Proteins from a genomic interval of Rhipicephalus microplus isolate Deutch F79 chromosome 6, USDA_Rmic, whole genome shotgun sequence:
- the LOC119167067 gene encoding ras-related protein Rab-32B isoform X1, giving the protein MSSLKEANRQSGSFDSTKYDIEDLLFKVLVIGDFGVGKTSLIRRYTEGVFNPAYKITIGVDFSLKHLVYNGNKHITLQLWDIAGHERFGYMTRVYYKYATAAVIVYDLSRPATLHSVLKWKADLAAKVELPNGRPLPVLLVANKCDLGSQPPNARFLSNFCQEHGFAGWFPTSAKEDININEAMRCLVEEVLAQREDCHLVGHQDQSLKRLGPRTTPSGRKSCCH; this is encoded by the exons ATGTCATCTCTGAAAGAAGCGAACAGGCAGAGCGGATCGTTTGACTCTACGAAGTATGACATTGAAGACCTCCTGTTCAAAGTGCTTGTCATTGGCGACTTCGGTGTTG GAAAGACATCATTAATCCGGCGTTATACAGAAG GTGTGTTCAATCCGGCCTACAAGATCACCATCGGTGTGGACTTTTCTCTAAAGCATCTCGTCTATAATGGCAATAAGCACATAACCCTACAGCTGTG GGACATCGCTGGACATGAACGCTTTGGATACATGACACGGGTGTACTACAAGTACGC CACTGCTGCTGTGATCGTCTACGACTTGTCAAG gcCAGCGACCCTTCACTCTGTGCTGAAG TGGAAGGCCGACCTCGCTGCCAAGGTGGAGCTGCCAAACGGACGGCCCCTGCCCGTGCTACTGGTGGCCAACAAGTGCGACCTGGGCTCCCAGCCGCCCAATGCCCGCTTTCTCAGCAACTTCTGCCAGGAGCATGGCTTCGCCGGGTGGTTCCCTACCTCGGCCAAGGAGGACATCAACATAA ACGAAGCCATGCGTTGCCTGGTGGAGGAAGTGCTGGCTCAGCGAGAGGACTGCCACCTGGTTGGCCACCAAGACCAGTCGCTGAAGCGACTCGGCCCCCGCACGACGCCGTCCGGTCGCAAATCCTGCTGCCACTGA
- the LOC119167067 gene encoding ras-related protein Rab-32B isoform X2, with protein MSSLKEANRQSGSFDSTKYDIEDLLFKVLVIGDFGVGKTSLIRRYTEGVFNPAYKITIGVDFSLKHLVYNGNKHITLQLWDIAGHERFGYMTRVYYKYATAAVIVYDLSRPATLHSVLKWKADLAAKVELPNGRPLPVLLVANKCDLGSQPPNARFLSNFCQEHGFAGWFPTSAKEDINIKWLASVRF; from the exons ATGTCATCTCTGAAAGAAGCGAACAGGCAGAGCGGATCGTTTGACTCTACGAAGTATGACATTGAAGACCTCCTGTTCAAAGTGCTTGTCATTGGCGACTTCGGTGTTG GAAAGACATCATTAATCCGGCGTTATACAGAAG GTGTGTTCAATCCGGCCTACAAGATCACCATCGGTGTGGACTTTTCTCTAAAGCATCTCGTCTATAATGGCAATAAGCACATAACCCTACAGCTGTG GGACATCGCTGGACATGAACGCTTTGGATACATGACACGGGTGTACTACAAGTACGC CACTGCTGCTGTGATCGTCTACGACTTGTCAAG gcCAGCGACCCTTCACTCTGTGCTGAAG TGGAAGGCCGACCTCGCTGCCAAGGTGGAGCTGCCAAACGGACGGCCCCTGCCCGTGCTACTGGTGGCCAACAAGTGCGACCTGGGCTCCCAGCCGCCCAATGCCCGCTTTCTCAGCAACTTCTGCCAGGAGCATGGCTTCGCCGGGTGGTTCCCTACCTCGGCCAAGGAGGACATCAACATAA AATGGCTGGCAAGCGTGAGATTCTGA